A genomic window from Microbacterium sp. H1-D42 includes:
- a CDS encoding class E sortase: MHEDRSARRSRRVSGRTRSRATVVSVLGELMLTAGVIVLLFASWQMWIGDIIIGAENNAKGDELSQQWAAAPAPVPPPVSESEGEPVYEPPILPHPADAEIFANMHIPRFGDDYNVHVAGGTSRARTLDTIGIGLYEQSKMPGEVGNFSLAGHRTTWGKPFNQIDKLKLNDAIVVETSEGWYTYRFRTLEYVQPTAVDVLLDVPQMPQAQTGERYITLTACSPLYSLAERIVAYGLFESFQPRAEGPPASLASVEVATPSAEAGQSAEGVR; encoded by the coding sequence ATGCACGAGGATCGGTCAGCTCGGCGGTCGCGCCGCGTGTCGGGGCGAACCCGCTCCAGGGCGACCGTCGTCAGCGTCCTGGGCGAGCTCATGCTCACCGCCGGCGTCATCGTGCTGCTGTTCGCCTCATGGCAGATGTGGATCGGCGACATCATCATCGGCGCCGAGAACAATGCCAAGGGGGACGAGCTCTCGCAGCAGTGGGCCGCCGCACCAGCGCCCGTGCCGCCGCCCGTCTCCGAATCCGAGGGTGAGCCCGTCTACGAGCCGCCGATCCTGCCGCATCCCGCTGACGCGGAGATCTTCGCGAACATGCACATCCCCCGTTTCGGCGACGACTACAACGTGCACGTCGCGGGTGGCACCAGCCGCGCGCGCACCCTCGACACGATCGGGATCGGACTGTACGAGCAGTCCAAGATGCCGGGCGAGGTCGGCAACTTCTCCCTCGCAGGGCACCGCACCACGTGGGGCAAGCCGTTCAATCAGATCGACAAACTCAAGCTGAACGACGCGATCGTCGTCGAGACGTCCGAGGGCTGGTACACCTACCGGTTCCGCACGCTCGAGTACGTCCAGCCGACCGCGGTCGACGTGCTGCTGGATGTGCCGCAGATGCCGCAGGCCCAGACCGGTGAGCGCTATATCACCCTGACCGCCTGCTCGCCCCTGTACTCACTTGCCGAGCGCATCGTCGCGTACGGCCTGTTCGAATCGTTCCAGCCCCGAGCCGAGGGGCCGCCGGCATCGCTGGCATCCGTCGAGGTCGCCACCCCGTCTGCCGAAGCCGGCCAGTCCGCCGAAGGAGTCCGCTGA